The following is a genomic window from Amycolatopsis sp. BJA-103.
CTTCGCGATGGCGCCGCACAGGGTTTGAACCTGCTGGCCGTCCGCGGGGACCCGGTCGAGGCGTGCGCGGTGGGTTTCGCCGTTGATCTCGAAGAACACGGCGCCGAGGTCAACGAGGAGGACGGCGGTCATGAGAGATCCTCAGGTGGCATTGAGCCGTCCATGCGGTCGGCCTCGTCCATGAGGCCCTGGCCGGTGTCGTGCAGGGACATGCCGATCTCGCGGACGGCTTCCGCGGCGTCGGTCGTGGACAGGTTGCCGTGCGAGACGCGAAAGACGTCGTTCGACACGGCCACCATGACGCTTCGGGCGCTTTGCAGCTTGAGCCGGGTTTCAGCCTCGATCATCGGGTCCCCCATCTAAGACGGTTACGGCGCACGCGGTGCACATGAACGCCTTGGTGTCGGTGTTCGAGAGTCGGTCGCGACGGCGAGGCGTAGGGCTGCATGCGGACACCAGTTCGCCGAGGGTGTCGTCGCGGTAGGCAGCCAGGGAGAACGCGTGAAGCTGCCCGTCGTCAAGGTCGGTCAGGAGAGCGATCGGCCCTATCCGGGGCACGGCCGGTCCTTGCGTCTGGTGCGTGGGCGCACCAGACGGTGAGCGAGCGGCAGCGTTGCACCAAGTACTATCAGCGGTAACAGCCACCACAAGCAGCTCATGTTGCCTCCTGAGTGGTGCACGGTGCATCTGGTGCACGTTAGCGTGCACCGTTACGCACCGGCGACACAATGGCCCGATCGGGTGTCGGTGCTAGCGTTGGCGCATGAGCGCGCGGATAGGGTTTGGTGCATGGTGCGCACCAACGACGTAGCCGCGGTAGACCCGCGGGCCCGGACGCTCGCCGGTCTTCTCCGTGCCAAGCTCGATCGGGCCAAGGCTGACGACCCGCGAATGACTATCCGGGCCATTGCCGAACGGCTCGGCGTCAACCACAGCACCGTGAGCCGCTGGGCATCCGGCGCCACGTCCCCCGATGCCGAGCAGGTCTCCGGACTGCTCGCCGTGATCGGCGTCGTCGGGAAGGAGCGCGAGGAAATCCTCGAGCTCGCTCGCACCGAAACCCGCGGCCGCACGTGGGTTACTCCGGGACCGACCGGCGTCTCCCATCAACTCACCGGTGTCATGGAGATGGAAGCCAACGCGACCGGCATGTTCGAGTGGTCGCCCCTCGTCGTTCCTGGCCTGATTCAGGATCGGCGGTATGCCCGCGCGATCATCAGCAAGCCGAAGTCCGAACCCTCGACGGTCGAGCACCTGGTCACCCTTCGGCTCGGTCGACAACACGCGATCACGCGAGATGACCCGCTGAAATACACGGTTGTGCTCGGGCACCCAGCGATCGAGGGCAACATCGGTGGGCCCGGCGTCATGCTCGGACAGCTTCGGCACCTGCGGAAGGTCGCCGAGATGGGGTCCGTGACGCTCCGGCTCGCCCCGCTGGACGGCGATTGGCACGGCGACCTGCTCGGTTCATTCAGTCTCTACCATTTCAACGACGGCGTGCCGTCCATCGTCGCACTCGAACACCACAGGACAGGCTCGTTCGTCGATGACCCGCTCGACGTCGCGGATTACAAGATCCTCGCGAAAGAGCTGGTCAACGAGATCGCCTACGACGAGGCGGAATCCGTGGATCTGATCAGGCGCGAGATAGCGCGACGGGAGAAAGCGTCATGAGTGACGATCGCCGGGGTTGGTTCGTTTCCAGCTATTCCGGCGAAAACGGCAACTGCGTCGAGGTGAAATTCGGATCCGAGGTACGTGTCCGCGACACGAAGAACCGCCCAGGTGGCGAGCTGTCCTTTTCGGGGCGGGAGTGGCGCGCTTTCACCGCGCACCTGACTACGCCGCCCGAAGCTGAGTTGCCTTAAGCCCGGTGATCAGTGACGCGCCCTCGCGGACGATCGATGACGCCGAGCTGTTGTATGCGAAGCAACAGATCTCCGTGCCCGCTGCGAACCACTCCATGCAGGTAACGGAGAGATTGAACGCGTAGCCGCTCGCGGACTGCTTGTCGTAGTAGACGGCGCCGCCGGCGGCTGGGCCCATCATGATGTACCGCTCCGTCGAAACGAGTGGGCTGTTGGTCCAGCGGGCCGAGAACTTGAGCAGCCACTTGCCCGGGGTGGTAATAATCAGCTTCGATGCGTTGTGGATGTTGCCGGGCTCGGCGTAGGACTGTGTCGAGAGCGTGAGTCCCACCGGGGGGATGTTCTGGAGGCCGAACAGGATTCGGGTGTCCTGGTTGGCAGGGATAGCCTGTGTC
Proteins encoded in this region:
- a CDS encoding DUF397 domain-containing protein; amino-acid sequence: MSDDRRGWFVSSYSGENGNCVEVKFGSEVRVRDTKNRPGGELSFSGREWRAFTAHLTTPPEAELP
- a CDS encoding helix-turn-helix domain-containing protein is translated as MVRTNDVAAVDPRARTLAGLLRAKLDRAKADDPRMTIRAIAERLGVNHSTVSRWASGATSPDAEQVSGLLAVIGVVGKEREEILELARTETRGRTWVTPGPTGVSHQLTGVMEMEANATGMFEWSPLVVPGLIQDRRYARAIISKPKSEPSTVEHLVTLRLGRQHAITRDDPLKYTVVLGHPAIEGNIGGPGVMLGQLRHLRKVAEMGSVTLRLAPLDGDWHGDLLGSFSLYHFNDGVPSIVALEHHRTGSFVDDPLDVADYKILAKELVNEIAYDEAESVDLIRREIARREKAS